The following proteins are encoded in a genomic region of Burkholderia gladioli:
- a CDS encoding MFS transporter yields MSATHGVLIVLCIMSFLMYVDRTNISTAALAIRRDLVLSNTQLGLVFSAFAITYALAMIPGGFIGDRLGARKMLAICGVLWGLGTLLTGLAGGFATLLLARFVVGLGESPIVPASARALTGWMKPDQRGFAQGITHACARLGNASTPILVAGLIAAFSWHAAFVILGLASLAWVVLWVWYYRDNPADHPAISAEELARLPAKLGKTRVPMRWSPLLRALWPATVVSFCHGWILWFFLNWMPSFFAQAYHLNIRHSAIFSSGIFLSGVVGTTLGGSLSDLLLKRTGNIRRSRQIMITIGFLAPIIFFIPMFLHPSATMAGFSLAAALFLSELVTAPLWAVAMDLAPNHAATSSSIMNTGLGLAASVSPPLVGWLVDALHSWEPVFALSIFFLVLGPIAANWIRPDRPYLGERGSRDSAQQPAGLAPQLDAS; encoded by the coding sequence TTGAGCGCCACCCATGGCGTCTTGATCGTGCTGTGCATCATGTCCTTCCTGATGTACGTGGACCGCACGAATATTTCCACCGCCGCGCTCGCGATCCGGCGCGACCTGGTCCTCAGCAATACCCAGCTCGGGCTGGTGTTTTCCGCGTTCGCGATCACCTACGCGCTGGCGATGATTCCCGGCGGCTTCATCGGCGACCGGCTCGGCGCGCGCAAGATGCTGGCGATCTGCGGCGTGCTGTGGGGGCTCGGTACCTTGCTGACCGGCCTCGCGGGCGGGTTCGCCACGCTGCTGCTGGCGCGCTTCGTGGTGGGCCTCGGCGAGAGCCCGATCGTGCCGGCCTCGGCGCGCGCGCTCACCGGCTGGATGAAGCCCGATCAACGCGGCTTCGCGCAGGGCATCACCCATGCCTGCGCGCGCCTGGGCAACGCCTCGACGCCGATCCTGGTGGCGGGCCTGATCGCCGCCTTTTCGTGGCATGCCGCCTTCGTGATACTCGGCCTGGCCAGCCTGGCCTGGGTGGTGCTGTGGGTCTGGTACTACCGCGACAACCCCGCCGACCATCCCGCGATCAGCGCCGAGGAACTCGCGCGCCTGCCGGCGAAGCTCGGCAAGACGCGCGTGCCGATGCGCTGGTCGCCGCTGCTGCGCGCGCTGTGGCCGGCCACGGTGGTGAGCTTCTGCCATGGCTGGATCCTGTGGTTCTTCCTGAACTGGATGCCTTCGTTCTTCGCGCAGGCCTATCACCTGAACATCCGCCACTCGGCGATCTTCAGCTCGGGCATCTTCCTGAGCGGGGTGGTGGGCACCACGCTGGGCGGCTCGCTGAGCGACCTGCTGCTCAAGCGCACCGGCAATATCCGGCGCTCGCGGCAGATCATGATCACGATCGGCTTTCTCGCGCCGATCATCTTCTTCATCCCGATGTTCCTGCATCCCTCGGCCACCATGGCCGGCTTCTCGCTGGCCGCGGCGCTGTTCCTGTCGGAGCTGGTGACGGCGCCCCTGTGGGCGGTGGCGATGGATCTCGCGCCGAATCACGCGGCGACTTCCAGCAGCATCATGAATACCGGTCTGGGGCTGGCCGCCTCGGTGTCGCCGCCGCTGGTGGGCTGGCTGGTCGATGCGCTGCATTCCTGGGAGCCGGTGTTCGCGCTGTCGATCTTCTTCCTGGTGCTCGGGCCGATCGCCGCGAACTGGATTCGTCCCGATCGTCCCTATCTCGGCGAGCGTGGTAGCCGGGACAGCGCGCAGCAGCCGGCCGGGCTCGCGCCGCAACTGGATGCTTCCTGA
- a CDS encoding VOC family protein has translation MPNFIKHIAFKVEDVERERAFYENVFGYKHVNTVRRKGKNGDHLSYHMTDGYMDLTLIHYESSNSDEADFAGPAPCIHHIGMEVEDLEAFIEQIKANGGEILTAPGHLPVKFRSPNGPVAEVVPMKRWEKETLAAGVHGEVLE, from the coding sequence ATGCCGAATTTCATCAAGCACATCGCATTTAAGGTCGAGGACGTCGAGCGCGAACGCGCCTTCTACGAGAACGTGTTTGGCTACAAGCACGTCAATACGGTGCGTCGCAAGGGCAAGAACGGCGACCACCTGTCGTATCACATGACCGACGGCTACATGGACCTGACCCTGATCCATTACGAATCGTCGAACTCGGACGAGGCGGACTTCGCCGGCCCGGCGCCCTGCATCCACCACATCGGCATGGAAGTGGAGGACCTCGAGGCCTTCATCGAGCAGATCAAGGCCAATGGCGGCGAGATCCTCACCGCGCCGGGGCACCTGCCCGTCAAGTTCCGCTCGCCCAACGGCCCGGTAGCCGAAGTGGTGCCGATGAAGCGCTGGGAGAAGGAAACGCTCGCGGCCGGCGTGCACGGCGAAGTGCTCGAGTAA